AGCTGGATAGCCTAAGCTATTGATTTTTTCATAAATGTCACTTGGCTCTACAACAACGACATACGGCGCAATGTTAACGTTACATGATTCCAAATAGGCTTTTTCTAAAATGCGATCTTGTGTGATTGAAAGAAGCTCAGAACCCTGGGGAATGCTTACTTCTTTTTCAATGGTTAGAAGTGCTTCGTAATCAATATTTTCAAATTCATAAGTCACAACGTCTGATTTAATGGCTAATTGGTTAAGCGCTTCTTTGTCATCATAAGCTGCAATGATCTGTTCGTCAGCTACTTGAGCAGTGGGAGAATCTGGGGTAGGATCTAAAACAATCGTTCGAAAACCCATGCTTTTTGCAGCTAGACTCATCATTCTACCTAATTGTCCCCCACCAATAATCCCAATGGTACTGTTTGGAAGCAAATAATGTTTACTCAAGAAAATCACTACTTTCTAGTACATTTTCTTCTAGTTTAGCACGTCTCTCTGCTAATCTGCTACTAATTGCTTCATTTGAAATGGATAAGATTTGTCCAGCAAGCAAACCAGCATTGATTGCACCACTTTCACCTATTGCAACTGTAGCAACAGGGACTCCTCTTGGCATTTGAACAATGGAAAGAAGCGAATCTATTCCGTTTAATGCGTGTGATTTTACAGGAACACCAATAACAGGCAAAGTTGTCTTTGCAGCAACCATCCCTGGTAAATGAGCGGCACCTCCAGCACCGGCAATAATAACTTTCAAGCCACGAATTCTCGCAGATTCAGCATAGTCAAACATATAATCTGGTGAGCGATGAGCGGATATGATTTTTTTTTCGAAAGGAATATGTAATTCATCTAGTATGTCACAGGTATTTTTCATCGTTTCCCAGTCAGAAGTACTTCCCA
This DNA window, taken from Listeria sp. PSOL-1, encodes the following:
- the purE gene encoding 5-(carboxyamino)imidazole ribonucleotide mutase, with amino-acid sequence MSVEVGVIMGSTSDWETMKNTCDILDELHIPFEKKIISAHRSPDYMFDYAESARIRGLKVIIAGAGGAAHLPGMVAAKTTLPVIGVPVKSHALNGIDSLLSIVQMPRGVPVATVAIGESGAINAGLLAGQILSISNEAISSRLAERRAKLEENVLESSDFLE